The proteins below come from a single Tigriopus californicus strain San Diego chromosome 3, Tcal_SD_v2.1, whole genome shotgun sequence genomic window:
- the LOC131878170 gene encoding uncharacterized transmembrane protein DDB_G0289901-like, which translates to MERLCLIVFLSLPIIQLSHQEAQFFETLTAGKRFFKGGGNGNGYGGGGGGGGGGKGFGGGGGGGSSSYGAPSSSYGGGGGGGGGQRPSYNPPNKKPSYQGGGGGKSKGVKLKTIEIPVLDLNLPDPIEFKAGVLRSKGRIASGLLHAKAGLLRAGAKILAQKANALDKAAQAIPAIKAKVINGLKSLGKGKGGGGYGKGGGGGGGGGGGSGYGAPQSGYGAPQQGNSGYGGNQGGNSGHGGNSGHGGNQGGNSGYGGNQGGGSGFGSQHGNGGGGGGNGYGAPQTNSGYGAPQGPAISSGYGAPQAPAIGSGYGAPQGPVINSGYGAPQGQPLGGGGGGDSYGAPQGQPLGGGGTGYNAPQQQQQNNFNNINNNNNNNNNFATGGNAYQGGGSGSFGGGSFGGGFGGSNINNDFQSSPPDAYGSPQASILNGGGGGGNSNNAFNVGSSYSTGNNNAFQNTFNTGSTAQSTFNTGSTAQNTYNTGNSLQSTFNNGNSGFVNGGNNGFTSGGNQDIITSANGLSNGDQDSYGIPQGNVAVGGNNFNTGSTNPLLSSNSNTGGTNFLTGNSLGANYNPGQTNSGTNLVASNNNANSFSNNGVGSSNSFGSNSGGGSVSNNIDNGLSNAGNTILNNVNSGVNTVSDSVSNLAGAINPFSERLIIEESRQQQSSGLDGCRSDSALKNLLEDIFMGNEVIPDVIDKAPLYPLDLTYKTIRTFPGMKLTAEDTRFKPMLNWPAEPDAYYTVVMSNLDINNRKNRTLSEFWHWFVANVPGDSVDDGNVIFDLLFPLVLPEGDGNHRFGYFVFKQPRRLNYSAEGGPTDSCSENMSNGRGPFRSTKNFQKKYNLELTAATFLIIDYSDASMEIACEWQKCIGDTINLVSPLRCGN; encoded by the exons ATGGAAAG GCTGTGTTTGATTGTCTTCCTATCTCTGCCAATAATTCAACTTTCCCATCAAGAAG CTCAATTCTTCGAGACTCTAACTGCCGGGAAGAGGTTCTTCAAAGGAGGAGGAAATGGCAATGGATACGGAGGAGGAGGCGGGGGTGGGGGTGGCGGTAAAGGCTTTGGGggtgggggaggaggaggatcatcATCTTACGGCGCACCCAGTTCATCctatggaggaggaggaggaggagggggtgGCCAACGCCCCAGTTATAATCCTCCAAATAAGAAGCCTAGTTATcaaggaggtggaggtggcAAGAGCAAAGGGGTGAAACTAAAGACAATCGAGATCCCTGTGCTCGACCTGAACCTTCCCGATCCCATTGAGTTTAAGGCAGGAGTCCTAAGATCTAAAGGCAGAATCGCCTCCGGTCTCCTCCATGCCAAGGCTGGACTTCTCCGAGCTGGCGCCAAAATCCTAGCTCAGAAAGCTAATGCTCTGGACAAAGCAGCGCAAGCTATTCCGGCCATAAAGGCCAAAGTTATCAACGGTTTGAAGAGCTTGGGCAAAGgcaaaggaggaggaggctaTGGGaaaggaggaggcggaggaggaggaggaggagggggctCTGGTTATGGGGCTCCTCAATCTGGATACGGTGCACCACAACAAGGAAATTCAGGCTATGGAGGCAATCAAGGTGGCAACTCCGGTCATGGTGGCAACTCAGGACATGGTGGCAATCAAGGTGGTAACTCTGGATACGGTGGCAATCAAGGAGGGGGGTCTGGGTTTGGAAGTCAGCATGGCAATGGGGGTGGAGGGGGCGGTAACGGATATGGAGCCCCGCAAACCAATTCAGGATATGGTGCGCCTCAAGGACCTGCTATTAGTTCAGGATACGGGGCTCCCCAAGCTCCTGCCATTGGATCTGGTTATGGAGCCCCACAAGGTCCAGTGATAAATTCAGGATATGGTGCCCCTCAAGGTCAACCacttggaggaggaggcggggGCGATAGTTACGGAGCTCCTCAAGGCCAACCTTTAGGCGGGGGAGGTACCGGATATAATGCcccacaacaacagcaacaaaacaACTTTAATaatatcaacaacaataataataataacaacaactttGCCACTGGTGGAAACGCTTATcaaggaggaggaagtggaTCCTTTGGAGGGGGTTCTTTTGGGGGTGGATTTGGTGGCTCAAATATCAACAACGACTTTCAATCTTCACCACCTGATGCTTATGGGTCTCCACAAGCTAGCATCCTaaatggaggaggaggaggaggaaattCAAATAATGCATTTAACGTGGGGTCATCCTACTCCACTGGGAATAACAATGCCTTCCAGAATACGTTCAACACGGGAAGTACAGCCCAAAGTACTTTTAATACTGGCTCTACAGCACAAAACACATACAACACGGGTAACTCGCTCCAGAGCACATTCAATAATGGAAACAGTGGTTTTGTGAATGGTGGAAACAATGGTTTTACTAGTGGTGGAAATCAAGATATCATTACAAGTGCCAACGGACTTTCCAACGGAGACCAGGATTCGTATGGCATTCCTCAAGGGAATGTCGCAGTGGGTGGTAATAACTTCAACACAGGGAGCACAAACCCGTTACTGTCATCTAACTCCAATACCGGAGGAACAAACTTTCTCACCGGAAACAGCCTTGGTGCAAACTACAATCCGGGCCAGACCAACAGTGGCACCAATCTAGTGGCCTCAAATAACAATGCCAACTCCTTCAGCAATAATGGTGTCGGCAGCAGCAACTCCTTCGGCAGTAATAGTGGAGGAGGTAGTGTTTCAAATAATATCGACAATGGCCTATCCAATGCCGGTAATACCATTCTGAACAACGTGAACAGCGGCGTGAATACAGTGAGCGATTCTGTCTCCAACCTGGCCGGTGCAATCAACCCCTTCTCGGAGAGGTTAATCATTGAGGAATCCAGACAACAACAG TCGTCGGGTTTGGATGGGTGTCGAAGTGATTCAGCTTTGAAAAATCTACTGGAGGACATCTTTATGGGGAACGAAGTGATTCCTGACGTCATTGACAAAGCCCCATTGTATCCTTTGGATCTCACGTACAAAACGATTCGAACTTTCCCGGGCATGAAACTCACAGCGGAGGACACGCGATTCAAGCCCATGTTGAATTGGCCGGCCGAGCCCGATGCTTACTATACCGTTGTCATGTCCAATTTAGACATCAACAACCGTAAGAACAG AACCCTATCCGAGTTTTGGCATTGGTTTGTGGCTAACGTTCCCGGAGATTCCGTGGATGATGGCAACGTCATTTTCGACCTTCTATTCCCTCTTGTTCTGCCAGAAGGAGACGGTAACCACAG ATTCGGTTATTTTGTATTCAAACAGCCTAGGCGCTTGAATTACTCGGCAGAGGGTGGCCCAACTGATTCATGCAgtgaaaatatgtcaaatgGTCGTGGTCCGTTCAG GTCCACGAAAAACTTCCAGAAAAAATACAATCTCGAGCTCACAGCTGCCACTTTTCTCATCATAGACTACAGTGATGCCA